A region of the Drosophila ananassae strain 14024-0371.13 chromosome XL, ASM1763931v2, whole genome shotgun sequence genome:
GTTGTTAATTCAAGAAATGGATGCAAATGGCAAATCAAGGAGGCGAATAATTCCAGCGACCGGATAATACAATACTCTGGTAATCCTTATATGTGTCTGCGTCATCACAAGCAGCTAGCATCTTGGAAAACACCCTTTGAAAGTAATGACGTTGGGTTGAGCCAAAATTTACCGCTATTTAAATACGATGTACGTTGTCTAGGTTATAACACAGAGCATCGGCATGTCACAAATATTCCCGGCCATTGGCCTTGCGGAAATGAACAGACTTTTGCATTTTTGTCCGTTCATTCGCGAGCTCACCTTCAACTTCGACCGAAATGTTATGCGAAAAATGACTTGCAGGAAGCCCTTGATGCTTTAGCGATAAAAGCTTCGTACTGTCTGCTTTTGGCCCACGCCAGTTACCACGGCTTTAACACTTACAACGACGTTACCTATCCTTTGAATACCCAAACTATCATTACAAACGGTCAGGAATGGAGCTTTTATGAGTATCAATTGAATACATTACTAATTCATGGTGATAATGCGGTTGGAAATCCAAAAGTCAACTTCTGTCGGGGATCTCCACCTCTACCACTCTTTGCAGAAGTTTCCCCAACGGGAAAGTGCGTAGGCTTCAACGATGAAACGTTAAAGCAGCTATTAAACTTTTATGGAAATGTTCCAAAAATACAGCGCACTCCTAAAGAGCTACAGCCATTTATTTCATCACGCTTATCAGAGTATACAAATTCTGATCAATGTGACtttattgataaaaaatttaaacatttaaCGTCAAATCGTCAACGCCATCTTGAGATACCAGAAATTTTCCTATGGGAGAAACTCTATAAGATCGATAACAAAACTCGTCCTATGGAAGCAAAAAGGCGATTTTTTGAAAGGAATATTAATCCATGGCGACGACGACTTGATGAATACGATGAAGAATATGTGCCTAAAGCCTTACGACTACGAAATGAGCGTAAAAATAAAgcttttaaagaaaaattttacccttaacaaaaaaaaatgtatatgcttttttaaaataaaaaaataaataaaaactaggAACAAACATTTCCAaagaaacaatttttattatatttataaggATTTCGTGGAACAGGTCAAGCGTTTTACATGCACATTGGGCCAACCAGCCGATTTTTCGACGAAAATTATGATAGTGTCGATtcacataaaaatatatctaaGTTTCAGACCGTTTTGACCACGCCTTCCCTAGCCGCCTATATGAGATAGGTTTCCTCTTATTGATACATGTACGgttgttcaagcattgaacatgataaaaattccaaagatagaatgtaagagatcggacccatgggaataagtgattaacagcatggtttgaaaacgatctcctgcagtctaaacaaatacttatgtggtgcacttgaagcacttaagaaagggtcacatagcatgtcagcgtgcagtccgttgataagtatttttaaatagatttaagatgttcatgtatctttcttgtaagagaagtgtatgaaataaaaacagttttgaaacagaactcattggagtagcACCATTATTATATGGGGCTCCTGTTaacatttggtccttcgagtCGGATCATTTGGTCCTTCGAATTACACCCATATTTGAATTACACCTGTTCTGGTgtaatttagtttttaaaactaattaaaatttagACCGTCAAGGACATTTCTCTGCCGTTCTAGAATATTGTTAACATCCCCTTATTTactaaaaatttgtataccaaTACAACAAATGGTAACCTCTTATAATTTAAGTCCAGTTGAACTTGTCACTTTGCCGTTTCCGAACGTGATCTTTTCGATCTTTGATATAAAAGTTCACTTTTATActgatacaaaaaaaattaaatcatttacaCAGTATATTTGACCTTTATAGTTCATTCACTATTCACTTCTTACATACAAAATTATTCGTTCATTCTGTGGCGCTATAATTAGATTCTTACATTTATTCTATTCGGTCCAAAGATGACTTCTCGGATGCCCAACTTTGGGCTGCCGAACGGGTCGCAGGTTGCGAATAGCGAATGGCCTTTTCAGTTAAGGTTAGCTATGAATAAAGCGAAGGATTCCATAGCAGGACCCTTCTCGGGGATTCTCCTCGCAAATAAGTAAGTCTGGCCAACGGCGCAGATAGCGACTGAGCCCACCCGTCCGGCCAAGCTAGCTAGTTAGAATCCGGGCGGACCCCGCCCCAAACTCGGGGTGACCAACGGCAAGCCATCCACTACCGCCACCATGGCGGCATCTCCCGGCCCAAGTGCCATAATGCCTCCTGCAAGTGCGGGAAAGGGCAGCGAACCGGAAgctgctggccaaaataaataCACTTAGGCCGAGAAGAGAACTCCAGGGCAGATTTTTCGCAGCCCCGGTAGAGCCAAGTCGGAGAAAACCTCCGCAGAGTGgctcaagaaggtggaatggGCGAAGGGAGTCCTTCCAGAATATGGTAAGATGCCCAGCTCCAAAGCAGGAGCCAAAACCACATCCCAAACGGGAAGCCGCATCCTACTCGGTTACCGACAGGGGTAACCCCGACGGTAAAGTCCCAAGGGACAAGTAGAGATGGGTAGAAGCAGCCCTATCAGCAAAATGCTTTGAGCTCCTGCGCAAGGAACCAGGCTCCCTCCTGTCAGCAAAGTCGCGGGGTGGTTCCAAGGCAACGTAAAAGTGATAGCGCAAGCAAGGCAGCGTAAAGCGCTCCCTGAGGAAACGTAATCCAATTTGTTTTTCACAATTGCTTAATTGAGTTGTACAATTGCGGGAATTCTTTTGGGAGTCGCAAGACGTGATCCCCAATTCGTGTATTGGGCTTTGGCTATAAAATTAAGAGATATGTAGAAGTCCATGAAAACGACCGAGCAGACACTTTTTCAAAACCACACCATGTTTTGGGTTTGaaaattatgaataaaatGAATGACACATATAGTTCATATCATAGTTTT
Encoded here:
- the LOC6502715 gene encoding 39S ribosomal protein S30, mitochondrial isoform X2, whose translation is MLKLHRIHLSKVGCVRNLSKKCNELGPRPLKEGPFYPALQDVSLKARQQKDSVDWHDDIGQVPTVEEKLLKMNMPRYYGYKVVNFSDSKTPYNDMPVTQHYTRTVMEKLESSKTGPIEKEKAERIFNTARKETIEALEFSYDYCRHLVRMTSKSVDYVAREKHITQIIVEQLNRALLKVMSPEYPHLSEVEIDYNPRHEAFWAVGGVQSTKNVVNSRNGCKWQIKEANNSSDRIIQYSGNPYMCLRHHKQLASWKTPFESYNTEHRHVTNIPGHWPCGNEQTFAFLSVHSRAHLQLRPKCYAKNDLQEALDALAIKASYCLLLAHASYHGFNTYNDVTYPLNTQTIITNGQEWSFYEYQLNTLLIHGDNAVGNPKVNFCRGSPPLPLFAEVSPTGKCVGFNDETLKQLLNFYGNVPKIQRTPKELQPFISSRLSEYTNSDQCDFIDKKFKHLTSNRQRHLEIPEIFLWEKLYKIDNKTRPMEAKRRFFERNINPWRRRLDEYDEEYVPKALRLRNERKNKAFKEKFYP
- the LOC6502715 gene encoding 39S ribosomal protein S30, mitochondrial isoform X1, coding for MLKLHRIHLSKVGCVRNLSKKCNELGPRPLKEGPFYPALQDVSLKARQQKDSVDWHDDIGQVPTVEEKLLKMNMPRYYGYKVVNFSDSKTPYNDMPVTQHYTRTVMEKLESSKTGPIEKEKAERIFNTARKETIEALEFSYDYCRHLVRMTSKSVDYVAREKHITQIIVEQLNRALLKVMSPEYPHLSEVEIDYNPRHEAFWAVGGVQSTKNVVNSRNGCKWQIKEANNSSDRIIQYSGNPYMCLRHHKQLASWKTPFESNDVGLSQNLPLFKYDVRCLGYNTEHRHVTNIPGHWPCGNEQTFAFLSVHSRAHLQLRPKCYAKNDLQEALDALAIKASYCLLLAHASYHGFNTYNDVTYPLNTQTIITNGQEWSFYEYQLNTLLIHGDNAVGNPKVNFCRGSPPLPLFAEVSPTGKCVGFNDETLKQLLNFYGNVPKIQRTPKELQPFISSRLSEYTNSDQCDFIDKKFKHLTSNRQRHLEIPEIFLWEKLYKIDNKTRPMEAKRRFFERNINPWRRRLDEYDEEYVPKALRLRNERKNKAFKEKFYP